The genomic DNA TAGACGAAATCAGCGAGGAGGAATTGCTCGAACGACTAAGAAAATATGCCGATTGCGTCTTGTCGTCTCAGCGAGTAAAGCAAAATTTAAAAGCATTAGAAGCTCTAGCAAATAATAACAAAACTACGATTAGTCCCGATGCGCTTAAGAGTTATACCGGTTGGGGAGGTTTGAGGGATGCAATTTTCACACCCGCAATATATCGGGAATTAAAAAAGCATTTAAACGACGACGAGATAAGTTCTATTAAAAAAACTTTAGGTAGTGCTTATTACACCCCCGAGCTATTGGTAAAATTCATTTGGACGGCTTTACTACGTATGGGTTTTGAGAGAGGGGATATATTAGAACCTGCCGTAGGAACGGGCATATTTTTAGATCATATGCCGTTGAAAATAAAGCAGGCAAGTAATATCGACGCTATAGAAATTGACAGTGTAACCTGCAATATTTTAGTCAACAAACACCCGGAGATTAATTTAATATGTTCGGGTTTTGAAACGGTTTATTTCGGTAAGAAAAAATATGATTTGATTGTTTCTAATCCACCGTACGGTCGAGAGGCAATCAATGACATCTTTGATACCGATTTATCACGGTTAATAATTCATCACTGGTTTGTTGCAAAATCCGCCAAAATACTTAAAGACAAAGGTATTATAGCAATGGTAATGCCGCAATTCTTTCTTGACAATATCAAAGACCACGCAAGGGATATTATCAATAACAGCGGCGTAAATATGCTGGTAGCCTATAGATTGCCGGACAATCTTTTTACTAATGCCAAAGTAACGGTTGATATAGTCTTTTTACAAAAAGCCGAAACCGATACAAAATGGTTAACGACTAAAAATATTACCATAGGTGGACGTACCAAACCTATGAATGAATATTTTATTGATCATCCCGAGCATGTACTAGGCGAGTTACAAATCGTGCCGATGTACGATAGAACGGGTATTACCTGCAAAGCTAACGGCAATCTTAGGGATATGCTTTA from Candidatus Trichorickettsia mobilis includes the following:
- a CDS encoding N-6 DNA methylase, with protein sequence MQNFFTKHNIDELISYEPKILDKKIALACRLFPFSKGELELLTVIDEISEEELLERLRKYADCVLSSQRVKQNLKALEALANNNKTTISPDALKSYTGWGGLRDAIFTPAIYRELKKHLNDDEISSIKKTLGSAYYTPELLVKFIWTALLRMGFERGDILEPAVGTGIFLDHMPLKIKQASNIDAIEIDSVTCNILVNKHPEINLICSGFETVYFGKKKYDLIVSNPPYGREAINDIFDTDLSRLIIHHWFVAKSAKILKDKGIIAMVMPQFFLDNIKDHARDIINNSGVNMLVAYRLPDNLFTNAKVTVDIVFLQKAETDTKWLTTKNITIGGRTKPMNEYFIDHPEHVLGELQIVPMYDRTGITCKANGNLRDMLYAACLKIKRLI